In Pseudobacter ginsenosidimutans, the following are encoded in one genomic region:
- a CDS encoding ATP-binding protein, protein MSNFIHRQITSLIKAQISKFPVLAITGPRQSGKTTLLKNLFSEYRYVSLENPNTREFATVDPVGFLNQNNKFVILDEVQRVPSLFSYIQARVDESGLMGQFILSGSQNFHLLKNITQSLAGRVALFKLLPLDFNELRSAQLLETTYLHAAIKGFYPAIFDRLIDPVVFYSNYLQTYIEKDVTELLNIKDLKVFRTFVNLCAGRAGQLVNVSALANECDITNHIARAWLSLLESSYIIFLLQPYHQNFNKRQIKTPKLYFYDTGLLSYLLGIRTPEELSENRSKGQVFENMVIAEYQKKNHHQYLHYDYFFWQDSNGNEVDLLRKTSNGFDIAEIKATETVSNALFKEMDRFEQLAQPAIVEKALIYGGNENENRSNYNVTSWKNI, encoded by the coding sequence ATGAGCAACTTCATTCACAGACAAATAACCTCCCTTATTAAGGCTCAGATTTCAAAATTTCCGGTGCTCGCAATAACAGGGCCCCGGCAATCTGGCAAAACAACCCTCTTGAAAAACCTGTTCAGTGAATACCGGTATGTTTCTCTTGAAAATCCTAATACCAGGGAATTTGCAACTGTTGATCCTGTTGGTTTTCTGAATCAAAACAACAAATTTGTTATTCTTGATGAAGTACAAAGAGTGCCTTCGCTTTTCTCTTACATACAGGCGAGAGTAGATGAATCAGGTCTGATGGGACAGTTCATCCTTTCCGGATCTCAAAACTTTCATTTGTTGAAAAACATAACACAATCCTTAGCAGGTAGAGTAGCGCTGTTCAAACTGCTGCCTTTGGATTTTAATGAATTGAGATCAGCACAGCTTTTAGAAACTACTTACCTGCATGCTGCTATAAAAGGATTTTATCCTGCAATCTTTGACAGGCTAATTGACCCTGTAGTTTTTTATTCGAACTATCTGCAAACGTATATTGAGAAAGATGTAACCGAACTTCTAAATATTAAGGATTTAAAAGTATTCCGGACATTTGTTAATTTATGTGCTGGCAGGGCAGGACAGTTAGTAAATGTAAGCGCACTAGCCAATGAATGTGACATTACCAACCATATTGCCAGAGCATGGCTGTCTTTACTCGAAAGCAGCTACATAATTTTTCTTCTGCAGCCATATCACCAAAACTTCAATAAGCGGCAGATCAAAACCCCGAAACTATATTTCTATGATACAGGCTTATTGAGTTATCTGCTCGGAATCAGAACGCCTGAGGAACTAAGCGAAAACAGATCAAAAGGACAGGTATTCGAAAATATGGTGATTGCAGAATATCAAAAGAAAAATCATCACCAATACCTGCATTATGATTATTTTTTCTGGCAGGATAGCAATGGTAATGAAGTAGACCTCTTGCGGAAAACCAGTAATGGATTTGACATTGCAGAAATAAAGGCTACGGAAACTGTAAGCAATGCATTGTTCAAAGAGATGGACCGGTTTGAGCAATTAGCACAACCTGCAATAGTAGAGAAAGCACTCATTTACGGTGGCAATGAGAACGAAAACAGAAGCAACTACAATGTAACAAGTTGGAAAAACATCTAA
- a CDS encoding nuclear transport factor 2 family protein translates to MTTKEIATKLANYCREGQWEPAQKEFYAEDVISIEPYATDDFEKETRGLKNILAKGEKFQNMVEEMHSLEVGEPIVAENSFAFVMTMDVTMKGKGRMKMPELCVYTLRDGKVISEQFFM, encoded by the coding sequence ATGACCACTAAAGAGATCGCCACCAAACTGGCCAATTATTGCCGCGAAGGACAATGGGAACCAGCCCAGAAAGAATTCTACGCCGAAGATGTGATCAGCATCGAACCATATGCTACCGATGATTTCGAAAAAGAAACAAGAGGACTGAAAAACATTCTCGCCAAAGGCGAAAAATTCCAAAACATGGTGGAAGAAATGCACAGCCTTGAAGTAGGCGAACCCATCGTAGCAGAAAACTCCTTCGCATTTGTAATGACGATGGATGTAACGATGAAAGGCAAAGGCAGAATGAAAATGCCGGAACTCTGTGTATATACTTTGCGCGATGGAAAAGTGATCTCAGAACAATTCTTCATGTGA
- a CDS encoding FecR family protein codes for MTADRLTYYIERYLDGSITPEEWSILQELMHQPESQQVLEELMEIQLTARHSAGFTYPSVIERLKTDLLVKVQQENSARQTTIKPIPLYKRKWLRYAAAILILTTGTFIYYFNNKTIQSPGPEEIAIAKNDIAPGTNRAVLTINNNQRIELDSGKNGISISGNITYNDGEKIASAGQLVQLATPRGGQWQATLPDGSAVWLNAASSIRFPSTFSEDERRVEVTGEAYFEIAKDATRPFKVIGGNQEIEVLGTSFNFNAYDDEAIVATTLLQGSVKVSLRNGAGKVLIPGQQSQLHRNNSFTVTNNVNTSEVIAWKNGLFQFKNATVESIMKQVARWYDIEVKIESGASQEIDGSFPRNTQLSNVLKILELTDKVRFKVDGKKVIVMQGY; via the coding sequence ATGACAGCAGACCGGCTTACATACTATATCGAACGTTACCTGGACGGCAGCATTACTCCCGAAGAATGGAGCATCTTACAGGAGCTGATGCATCAACCCGAAAGCCAGCAGGTGCTGGAGGAATTGATGGAAATTCAGCTCACTGCCCGCCACAGTGCTGGTTTTACCTATCCTTCTGTAATCGAAAGGCTGAAAACCGATCTCCTCGTGAAGGTTCAGCAAGAAAATTCCGCCCGTCAGACAACCATTAAACCTATCCCGCTCTACAAACGAAAATGGCTCCGCTATGCTGCAGCCATCCTTATTCTTACCACGGGTACATTTATTTACTATTTCAACAACAAAACCATTCAATCACCTGGTCCGGAAGAGATCGCCATTGCAAAAAATGATATCGCCCCGGGCACAAACCGTGCTGTTCTCACCATCAATAACAATCAGCGCATCGAACTCGATTCCGGCAAGAATGGTATCAGTATCTCCGGGAATATCACTTACAACGATGGCGAAAAGATTGCATCCGCCGGCCAACTGGTTCAACTCGCAACGCCACGCGGCGGTCAATGGCAGGCAACCCTGCCTGACGGTTCAGCGGTTTGGTTGAATGCCGCTTCTTCCATCAGGTTCCCTTCAACATTCAGTGAGGATGAAAGAAGGGTAGAAGTAACAGGGGAAGCTTATTTCGAGATCGCCAAAGATGCCACCAGACCTTTCAAAGTAATTGGCGGAAACCAGGAAATAGAAGTACTGGGTACCTCCTTCAACTTCAATGCTTATGACGATGAAGCGATCGTGGCTACCACGCTGTTGCAGGGTAGTGTGAAAGTATCACTTAGAAACGGAGCCGGCAAAGTGCTGATCCCCGGCCAGCAGTCGCAACTGCACAGGAACAACAGCTTCACAGTTACGAACAATGTAAATACCAGCGAAGTGATCGCCTGGAAGAATGGATTGTTCCAATTCAAAAATGCTACCGTTGAATCGATCATGAAACAGGTAGCAAGATGGTATGATATCGAAGTGAAAATCGAGTCCGGAGCATCACAGGAGATCGATGGTTCATTCCCCAGGAATACCCAGCTTTCCAATGTGCTGAAAATCCTGGAGCTCACTGATAAGGTCCGGTTTAAAGTTGATGGAAAGAAGGTGATCGTAATGCAAGGCTACTGA
- a CDS encoding ATP-binding protein: MTTIPRQITSELQAALKVSPVVFLDGPRQSGKSTLVRHITHPPVVDAEESATYITFDSPTQMAAAAAEPQAFLTSRKGNLIIDEVQLVPEIFRALKIVVDEIRLKDKSNVNGRFLLTGSANILALPQLSDPLVGRTSVLTLYPFCTAEAIQSKCDGLTRLLSMNFDAMSSHGLSLIKAIELATFPEISTSNSGERFRWFDGYLSTILQRDVRQLAELDKIALLPTLLRVLATRAGNLLNDADIARDIGLNAVTSKNYRNILKMMFLNFDVQPWYRNIGKRLVKAPKGYLTDTMLLSHMLGMELEDMQLNRPELFGHVLENYVATELVKQLSFGNVRGQLHHFRTSDGKEVDFVIEKQDGSIFAIEIKKSESVSIHDFKGIQLLAESAPKDFKGGVILYSGKEAVPFGKNLWAVPFQVLWQ; encoded by the coding sequence ATGACCACTATTCCGCGCCAAATTACTTCGGAACTCCAGGCTGCCCTCAAAGTAAGCCCTGTTGTATTCCTGGATGGCCCCAGGCAGTCAGGGAAGAGCACATTAGTACGTCATATTACTCACCCCCCTGTAGTGGACGCTGAAGAAAGCGCTACCTATATCACGTTCGATAGTCCTACTCAGATGGCGGCAGCCGCCGCAGAGCCGCAAGCATTTCTTACCAGTAGAAAGGGGAACCTCATCATTGATGAAGTGCAACTGGTACCCGAAATATTCAGGGCTTTGAAAATTGTGGTGGATGAAATCAGGTTAAAAGATAAGTCGAATGTAAATGGCCGGTTCCTCCTTACAGGGTCTGCTAATATCCTGGCTCTCCCCCAACTATCAGACCCATTGGTAGGGCGAACGTCTGTTCTTACGCTATATCCCTTTTGCACAGCCGAAGCCATTCAAAGCAAATGCGATGGCTTGACCAGATTACTCTCTATGAACTTTGATGCAATGAGCAGTCATGGGTTAAGTTTAATCAAAGCAATCGAACTGGCAACCTTTCCTGAAATTTCTACAAGCAATAGCGGAGAAAGATTCCGCTGGTTCGATGGTTATCTTTCAACTATACTTCAACGTGATGTGCGTCAATTGGCTGAACTTGACAAAATCGCTTTATTACCTACCCTCCTGCGTGTTCTTGCAACAAGAGCAGGCAACCTTCTCAACGACGCTGATATCGCAAGAGACATTGGACTCAATGCGGTGACATCTAAAAATTACAGGAATATACTTAAGATGATGTTCCTCAATTTTGATGTCCAACCCTGGTACAGGAATATCGGAAAACGACTGGTGAAAGCCCCCAAAGGATATCTTACAGACACCATGCTACTCTCACATATGTTGGGCATGGAACTTGAAGACATGCAATTGAACAGACCTGAATTGTTTGGCCATGTACTTGAAAACTATGTAGCTACCGAACTGGTGAAGCAATTATCATTCGGAAATGTCAGAGGGCAACTCCATCACTTCCGCACCAGCGATGGTAAGGAAGTTGATTTTGTAATCGAGAAACAGGACGGCTCTATTTTCGCTATTGAAATAAAGAAATCTGAATCAGTAAGCATCCATGATTTCAAAGGAATACAGTTGCTGGCCGAATCTGCTCCAAAAGATTTTAAAGGAGGGGTTATTTTGTATTCCGGAAAAGAAGCAGTTCCGTTTGGGAAGAATTTATGGGCAGTGCCGTTTCAAGTGCTGTGGCAGTAG
- a CDS encoding RNA polymerase sigma factor, producing MPRTQIHNEPELLIRLAQSDEKAYTEIIDHYGSVIYGHCLMYVKDAGLAEEITQDILFSIWKQRAELPSISNFAGYVYRMTRNRSINAFKSKLAATEPPADHLKSWLHSPDASIEYKQLSEAIARGVELLPARRQQVFKMSRYEGLSYEEIAQQLNIAKSTVKDHILEALVFLRTYIKEEYGIVTISLFWLASHSR from the coding sequence TTGCCCCGTACTCAAATCCATAACGAACCCGAACTGCTGATTCGTCTTGCCCAAAGCGATGAAAAAGCTTACACCGAAATCATTGACCATTACGGCTCAGTTATCTACGGCCACTGTCTGATGTACGTCAAAGATGCTGGTCTCGCAGAAGAAATTACCCAGGACATCCTCTTCAGTATCTGGAAACAAAGAGCCGAACTTCCTTCCATCAGCAATTTTGCCGGCTACGTTTACCGGATGACCCGCAATCGCTCTATCAATGCATTCAAATCCAAACTGGCTGCCACTGAACCTCCTGCCGATCACTTGAAAAGCTGGCTGCATTCCCCTGACGCCAGCATTGAATACAAACAACTTTCCGAAGCGATTGCCCGCGGCGTTGAATTGTTGCCCGCCAGAAGACAACAGGTCTTCAAAATGAGCCGATATGAAGGTCTTTCCTACGAAGAGATCGCGCAGCAATTGAACATCGCCAAAAGCACCGTCAAAGATCATATCCTCGAAGCCCTGGTTTTCCTGCGCACCTATATCAAAGAGGAATACGGAATTGTTACAATCAGCCTTTTCTGGCTGGCTTCCCACAGCCGCTAA